In Halanaeroarchaeum sp. HSR-CO, one DNA window encodes the following:
- a CDS encoding universal stress protein: MIDTVVIATDGSESVRRAVAVALDLADRFDADVHALSVVEESEVSSAPEEVRDRLQEALEDHGEEAVDAVAAEASVPVTTAVRMGRPPAEISAYARDIDADVVATGTRGRHGENRFLIGSVAERVVRTCPVPVLTVRQLTDEAES; the protein is encoded by the coding sequence ATGATAGATACGGTGGTCATCGCGACCGACGGCTCGGAGAGCGTCCGCCGGGCGGTGGCGGTCGCCCTCGACCTCGCCGACCGCTTCGACGCCGACGTGCACGCCCTCTCGGTGGTCGAGGAGAGCGAGGTCTCTTCCGCCCCCGAGGAGGTTCGCGACCGGTTACAGGAAGCCCTCGAGGACCACGGCGAGGAGGCGGTCGATGCAGTGGCGGCGGAGGCGTCCGTGCCAGTGACCACGGCCGTTCGCATGGGACGACCCCCCGCTGAAATCAGTGCGTACGCGCGGGACATCGACGCCGACGTCGTCGCGACCGGGACCCGAGGCCGGCACGGCGAGAACCGCTTTCTCATCGGGAGCGTCGCCGAACGCGTCGTCAGAACCTGTCCGGTCCCCGTGCTCACCGTCCGACAACTGACCGACGAAGCCGAGTCCTGA
- a CDS encoding PAS domain S-box protein — translation MEPQDVFRVLVATADRDIAESTAARLRDQDARLDVTAVKGMDAARERLRQTTVDCVVSGHDPPAFDALGFLEDLRGTHPDLPVVVFPEDGSAELAGDVVAAGAVGYAPRTPDSASFDRLASRVIAAVEETNGSEPSENDARAAGLESELAALSVELLGRTDEDVDDRIDAALARIGSAAGADRSYLFRIDPDSETLSNTHEWAAPDVEPQIDRLQDLSVDTFPWWIDRLETADKIAIPDVAALPGDADAERELLAEQDVGSVVVTPIRREGELIGFVGFDWTEPRASFPPSFVDALRLVGELLASVLEHRRRRRELERREAYLQESGDIVSVMDPDGTVRFQSGSTEDVTAFSPAEVMGDSGFDHVHPDDREAIVNEFGSFVTKPNAEVTAEVRVRTSEGDWRWLEVRGVNKLEDPLIDGLVFSSRDITARKEREQELETVKQRLELAIAAADIGIWDWDMRTDEVQFTDRWATMLGYDPGAIDDSLTTWLDRLHPEDRDAVMAALEAHIEGETDYYETEHRMRTADGDWRWIRDLGRVVERDGDEPVRAVGMHFDVHERKERERELAEFREIVERTAHAVYITDDEGRIEYVNPAFEHITGYDEREAVGRTPRILKSGEYDMDYYEAFWEAILDGQRWEAEMIDERADDERIVLNQTISPITDRHGEVVKFVAVAQDISERKAYERELERTRADLRTIIDLVPDLIFAKNREGEYLFANEATAEAYGLTPEELEGTQESAVIPNEEDSSQFREDDLAVIESGEPTTIQAEELTTADGDTRILQTTKIPFEISQTGEDAVLGYARDVTELKEYERELETQRDNLEVLSQVVRHDIRNDLQLVLAYGEMLRSTVDGEEEESVVQILEAARNAVTITTTAREVADVMLQSAADRSPRRLQHALEEAVSDARSTNQHALLRVDGPIPDVTVPADDMLGSVFRNLLNNAITHNDKPVPAVTVDAAVDDDRVRVRVADNGPGIPDERKATIFEEGERGLDSEGTGLGLYLVATLVDRYDGSVTVEDHDPEGAVFVVELPLAE, via the coding sequence ATGGAGCCCCAGGACGTATTTCGGGTCCTCGTCGCGACGGCCGACCGTGACATCGCTGAATCGACGGCTGCCCGGTTACGGGACCAGGACGCTCGCCTCGACGTTACAGCCGTGAAGGGCATGGACGCCGCCAGGGAACGCCTCCGGCAAACGACTGTCGATTGCGTCGTCTCGGGGCACGACCCGCCTGCGTTCGACGCGCTCGGGTTCCTGGAAGACCTGCGTGGGACGCACCCGGATCTCCCAGTCGTCGTCTTTCCGGAGGACGGCTCGGCGGAACTCGCCGGGGACGTCGTCGCGGCCGGTGCAGTGGGGTACGCTCCACGAACTCCTGATTCGGCGTCTTTCGATCGACTCGCCAGCAGGGTGATCGCGGCCGTCGAAGAGACGAACGGGAGCGAACCCAGCGAAAACGATGCCCGGGCGGCCGGGCTCGAGTCGGAACTGGCGGCGCTATCGGTCGAGTTGCTCGGCCGCACGGACGAGGACGTCGACGACCGGATCGACGCGGCACTCGCCCGCATCGGCTCGGCAGCCGGTGCCGACCGGAGCTACCTGTTCCGGATCGACCCCGACAGTGAGACGCTCTCGAACACCCACGAGTGGGCAGCACCGGACGTCGAGCCCCAGATCGACCGGTTGCAGGACCTGTCGGTCGATACGTTTCCCTGGTGGATCGACCGCCTGGAAACCGCTGACAAAATCGCGATCCCCGACGTCGCGGCCCTCCCCGGTGACGCCGACGCCGAGCGGGAACTGCTCGCCGAACAGGACGTCGGTTCGGTGGTGGTTACTCCGATTCGTCGCGAGGGCGAGTTGATCGGCTTCGTCGGGTTCGACTGGACTGAACCGCGCGCGTCGTTTCCGCCCTCGTTCGTCGACGCGTTGCGACTCGTGGGCGAACTCCTCGCGAGTGTCCTCGAGCACCGGCGACGTCGACGTGAACTGGAGCGCCGCGAGGCGTACCTGCAGGAATCGGGGGACATCGTCTCGGTGATGGACCCCGACGGTACGGTACGCTTTCAGAGCGGTTCGACCGAAGACGTGACCGCGTTCTCGCCCGCGGAAGTGATGGGCGATTCCGGATTCGATCACGTTCACCCCGACGACCGGGAAGCGATCGTGAACGAGTTCGGCTCGTTCGTCACGAAGCCCAACGCCGAAGTAACAGCCGAGGTGCGCGTCCGGACCAGTGAGGGGGACTGGCGCTGGCTCGAGGTACGGGGCGTGAACAAACTCGAGGATCCGCTCATCGACGGGCTCGTGTTCAGTTCCCGGGACATCACGGCCCGCAAGGAACGCGAGCAGGAACTCGAGACGGTCAAACAGCGTCTGGAACTCGCGATTGCGGCCGCCGATATCGGGATCTGGGACTGGGACATGCGGACCGACGAGGTCCAGTTCACCGACCGGTGGGCGACGATGCTCGGCTACGACCCCGGGGCGATCGACGATTCCCTGACGACGTGGTTGGACCGTCTCCATCCGGAGGACCGGGACGCGGTGATGGCCGCCCTCGAGGCGCACATCGAGGGAGAAACCGATTACTACGAGACCGAACACCGGATGCGGACGGCCGACGGCGACTGGCGGTGGATCAGGGACCTCGGTCGCGTCGTCGAACGGGACGGGGACGAGCCGGTCCGCGCGGTCGGGATGCATTTCGACGTCCACGAGCGCAAGGAACGCGAACGCGAACTCGCCGAGTTCCGCGAGATCGTCGAGCGGACGGCCCACGCGGTCTACATCACGGACGACGAGGGCCGGATCGAGTACGTCAACCCGGCATTCGAGCACATCACGGGCTACGACGAACGCGAGGCGGTCGGCCGGACCCCGCGGATCCTCAAGTCCGGCGAGTATGATATGGACTATTACGAGGCGTTCTGGGAGGCAATCCTCGACGGCCAGCGGTGGGAGGCCGAGATGATCGACGAGCGAGCCGACGACGAACGGATCGTTCTGAACCAGACCATCTCGCCGATCACCGACCGGCACGGCGAGGTCGTCAAGTTCGTCGCCGTCGCCCAGGACATCAGCGAGCGCAAGGCGTACGAGCGGGAACTCGAGCGAACGAGAGCGGATCTTCGAACGATCATCGATCTGGTGCCGGACCTGATATTCGCGAAGAACCGCGAGGGCGAGTACCTGTTCGCCAACGAGGCGACGGCCGAGGCTTACGGGCTCACCCCCGAGGAACTCGAAGGGACACAGGAGTCCGCGGTCATCCCGAACGAGGAGGATTCCAGTCAGTTCCGCGAGGACGACCTGGCGGTCATCGAATCTGGTGAGCCCACGACCATCCAGGCGGAGGAGTTGACCACCGCCGACGGGGACACCCGGATCCTGCAGACCACGAAGATCCCCTTCGAGATCTCACAAACCGGCGAGGATGCCGTACTCGGCTACGCTCGTGACGTGACAGAACTCAAAGAGTACGAGCGCGAACTCGAGACCCAGCGAGACAATCTCGAAGTGTTGAGCCAGGTCGTGCGACACGACATCCGCAACGATCTGCAACTCGTACTGGCCTACGGAGAGATGCTTCGGTCGACCGTCGACGGCGAGGAAGAAGAGTCCGTCGTACAGATCCTCGAGGCCGCCCGCAACGCCGTGACCATCACGACGACCGCCCGGGAGGTCGCCGACGTAATGCTTCAGTCCGCGGCCGACCGATCCCCTCGGCGGTTACAGCACGCACTCGAGGAGGCCGTCTCCGACGCGCGATCGACCAATCAGCACGCCCTCCTCCGGGTCGACGGACCGATCCCGGACGTCACGGTACCGGCGGACGACATGCTCGGCTCGGTGTTCCGCAACCTCCTGAACAACGCCATCACGCACAACGACAAGCCGGTCCCGGCGGTGACCGTCGACGCGGCGGTCGACGACGACCGCGTCCGTGTTCGGGTCGCGGACAACGGCCCGGGTATTCCCGACGAGCGCAAGGCGACGATCTTCGAGGAGGGCGAACGCGGCCTGGATAGCGAGGGAACCGGGCTCGGCCTCTACCTGGTGGCGACTCTCGTCGATCGCTACGATGGGTCGGTAACTGTCGAGGACCACGACCCGGAGGGCGCCGTCTTCGTCGTCGAACTGCCACTCGCGGAGTGA
- a CDS encoding GNAT family N-acetyltransferase has product MTSQRTYPETAAGSFPVPPVTFTDREDRSITVRAFESEDLPALVEMYDGFDPADRAQGIPPIGEDRIRNWLDHLLEEGSKNVVAVSDEAVVGHATLVEDDDDGYELAIFVHQDFQGAGIGTRLLRTLLGYGQSEGVEKVWLTVERWNRPAVKLYEKVGFETTEAESFELEMAIRLSPE; this is encoded by the coding sequence ATGACGTCCCAGCGCACCTACCCCGAGACGGCGGCCGGCTCGTTCCCCGTGCCACCGGTTACGTTCACCGATCGAGAGGATCGCTCGATCACGGTGCGAGCCTTCGAGTCCGAGGACCTCCCGGCGCTGGTCGAGATGTACGACGGCTTCGACCCGGCCGACAGGGCACAGGGCATCCCGCCCATCGGCGAGGACCGGATCCGGAACTGGCTGGACCACCTGCTCGAGGAGGGGAGCAAGAACGTGGTCGCCGTGTCCGACGAAGCGGTCGTGGGTCACGCCACCCTCGTCGAAGACGACGACGACGGCTACGAACTGGCCATCTTCGTCCACCAGGACTTTCAGGGAGCGGGCATCGGCACCCGGTTGCTCCGGACGCTCCTCGGCTACGGTCAATCGGAGGGCGTCGAGAAAGTCTGGCTCACCGTCGAGCGCTGGAACCGGCCGGCGGTCAAACTCTACGAGAAGGTGGGCTTCGAGACGACCGAGGCGGAGAGCTTCGAACTGGAGATGGCCATCAGACTCTCCCCCGAGTGA
- a CDS encoding DUF5807 family protein, translating into MTGDRVAAFLAGDRPDDVALYLTADRISNVEALLDRSSAEAVGDGVLLVVDGDTGRSVFERFTGQDAMDFTGVAMQREGHVDADLAGGECPESGDDQPHEPAFVFAFSEAQNEEVGGLYERGDVVHAYAQCSCGTAYSDKWVVDERDG; encoded by the coding sequence ATGACTGGCGACCGGGTCGCGGCGTTCCTCGCCGGCGACCGCCCGGACGACGTCGCGCTCTACCTGACAGCAGACCGCATCTCGAACGTGGAGGCCTTGCTCGACCGATCGTCGGCGGAAGCCGTCGGTGACGGTGTCCTCCTCGTCGTGGACGGCGACACGGGCCGTTCCGTGTTCGAGCGGTTCACCGGCCAGGACGCCATGGACTTCACGGGGGTGGCGATGCAACGCGAGGGACACGTCGACGCCGACCTCGCTGGTGGTGAGTGCCCCGAGTCGGGCGACGACCAGCCCCACGAACCGGCCTTCGTCTTTGCCTTCTCGGAGGCGCAGAACGAGGAGGTCGGCGGCCTGTACGAACGAGGTGACGTCGTCCACGCGTACGCGCAGTGTTCGTGTGGGACGGCGTACTCGGATAAGTGGGTCGTCGACGAGCGGGACGGGTGA
- a CDS encoding DHH family phosphoesterase, with product MQDWVIDDEDLSLERKSLIPGTGFFVPDDVAEERKDEEIAERASGADVLVLADPDADGLACVAIIREVFGEGALLPTSPHELEESLERAAEYGEPGATVFVCDLAPDDPKYIEEPLADLVEHARTVSWFDHHQWTDEATTAVDESGVRLVVGDSEEECTADVAVRALDADVPDYLVELAVVTRDHDLWLREDERSDDLADYAYWTDPEEYVEVVQEHGVDLPEAVQEFLAEKRVEKEALIERAVARADMREVNGWTVGVTYGRCSQNEVAEELRVQGADAAVIVKPAGSASIRGSDTFERAHEVARQVSGGGHPRAAGCKPRIYEDMLDYAHHWTTQGATAKQVILNAFGTLEREE from the coding sequence ATGCAAGACTGGGTCATCGACGACGAGGACCTCTCGCTCGAACGGAAATCGCTCATCCCCGGCACCGGCTTCTTCGTCCCCGACGACGTCGCCGAGGAGCGCAAGGACGAGGAGATAGCGGAGCGAGCGAGCGGGGCCGACGTCCTCGTCCTCGCCGACCCCGACGCCGATGGGCTGGCCTGCGTCGCGATCATCCGCGAGGTGTTCGGCGAGGGGGCCCTCCTGCCGACCAGTCCCCACGAACTCGAGGAGAGCCTCGAACGCGCGGCGGAGTACGGCGAACCCGGCGCGACGGTCTTCGTCTGTGACCTCGCCCCGGACGACCCGAAGTATATCGAGGAGCCACTCGCCGACCTGGTCGAGCACGCGCGCACCGTCTCGTGGTTCGATCACCACCAGTGGACCGACGAGGCCACGACCGCCGTCGATGAGAGCGGCGTCCGACTGGTCGTGGGCGACTCCGAAGAGGAGTGCACCGCCGACGTCGCGGTCCGCGCTCTGGATGCCGACGTTCCGGACTACCTGGTCGAATTGGCCGTCGTGACCCGGGACCACGACCTCTGGCTCCGCGAGGACGAACGGAGCGACGATCTCGCCGACTACGCCTACTGGACCGACCCGGAGGAGTACGTCGAGGTCGTCCAGGAACACGGCGTCGACCTCCCCGAGGCGGTCCAGGAGTTCCTGGCAGAGAAACGCGTCGAGAAGGAAGCACTCATCGAGCGAGCCGTCGCCCGGGCCGACATGCGCGAGGTGAACGGCTGGACCGTGGGCGTGACCTACGGCCGCTGCTCCCAGAACGAAGTCGCCGAGGAGCTAAGGGTGCAGGGCGCCGACGCGGCGGTCATCGTCAAGCCCGCCGGCAGCGCCAGCATCCGCGGCAGTGACACCTTCGAACGGGCCCACGAGGTCGCCCGCCAGGTCAGCGGGGGCGGACATCCCCGTGCGGCGGGCTGTAAACCCCGTATCTACGAGGACATGCTCGATTACGCGCACCACTGGACGACCCAGGGGGCGACGGCGAAACAGGTCATCCTCAACGCCTTCGGAACGCTCGAGCGCGAAGAGTAG
- a CDS encoding dihydroorotase — MRVIRNATLADGRVRDVRIGDDGRIDAVGTDLDGETLRDATGKRLLPGMIDAHVHFRQPGYAHKETWASGSRSAAAGGVTTVVDQPNTDPPTVDGAAFDAKEAFARDSLVDFGINGGVTEDWDPDTLFDRPLFALGEVFLADSTGDMGIDPELFEDAVRRATEEDVVVTVHAEDASYFDDDARDRDDPDAWSAYRTAQAEAVAVARAVEVGTEVGATLHIAHTSTPEGIDQATATGATTEVTPHHLFLSREDLSDLGTFGRMNPPLRSEERRLAVFDRVADGTVDIVATDHAPHTREEKDASIWDAPSGVPGVETALPLLLAAAEQGHLGYERVRDLTAATVAEIFSVPHKGRIEAGRDADLVLVDPDAVREIRAEDLHTNCDWTPFEGMDGLFPELTVVGGTVVWENERPGEDGDGTFGDHAGRNVRRPD, encoded by the coding sequence ATGCGAGTTATCCGGAACGCTACCCTCGCCGACGGGCGGGTCCGCGACGTCCGCATCGGGGACGACGGTCGTATCGACGCCGTGGGAACGGACCTCGACGGGGAGACCCTTCGCGATGCCACCGGGAAGCGACTGCTCCCCGGCATGATCGACGCGCACGTCCACTTCCGCCAGCCGGGCTACGCGCACAAGGAGACCTGGGCCAGCGGCTCACGCAGCGCGGCGGCCGGTGGCGTGACGACCGTCGTCGACCAGCCGAACACCGACCCACCGACGGTCGACGGTGCGGCCTTCGACGCGAAAGAAGCGTTCGCGCGCGATTCGCTGGTCGATTTCGGCATCAACGGGGGCGTGACCGAGGACTGGGACCCCGACACCCTGTTCGACCGACCGCTGTTCGCCCTGGGCGAGGTGTTCCTCGCCGATTCGACCGGTGACATGGGCATCGATCCGGAGCTCTTCGAGGACGCAGTACGCCGTGCCACCGAGGAGGACGTCGTCGTCACCGTCCACGCGGAGGACGCCTCGTACTTCGACGACGACGCGAGGGATCGGGACGACCCCGACGCCTGGTCGGCCTACCGGACGGCGCAAGCGGAGGCCGTCGCCGTCGCCCGCGCGGTCGAGGTCGGCACGGAGGTCGGCGCGACCCTGCACATCGCCCACACGAGCACGCCCGAGGGCATCGACCAGGCGACCGCGACTGGGGCCACGACGGAGGTTACGCCCCACCACCTCTTCCTCTCGCGCGAGGACCTGTCCGACCTGGGGACCTTCGGTCGGATGAACCCCCCACTCAGGAGCGAGGAGCGCCGCCTCGCAGTCTTCGATCGGGTCGCCGACGGGACCGTCGACATCGTCGCGACGGACCACGCCCCGCACACGCGCGAGGAGAAGGACGCCAGCATCTGGGACGCTCCGAGCGGCGTCCCCGGCGTCGAGACCGCACTCCCGCTGTTGCTCGCCGCTGCGGAGCAGGGCCATCTCGGCTACGAACGCGTGCGCGACCTGACCGCGGCCACCGTCGCGGAGATTTTCTCGGTGCCACACAAGGGGCGCATCGAGGCAGGTCGGGACGCCGACCTCGTGCTGGTCGACCCCGACGCAGTCCGCGAGATCCGGGCCGAGGATCTGCACACGAACTGCGACTGGACGCCGTTCGAAGGGATGGACGGCCTCTTCCCCGAACTGACAGTAGTGGGTGGCACGGTCGTCTGGGAGAACGAACGGCCAGGCGAGGACGGCGACGGAACGTTCGGCGATCACGCGGGGCGGAACGTCAGACGACCCGACTGA
- the msrA gene encoding peptide-methionine (S)-S-oxide reductase MsrA: MTRTATLAGGCFWCIEAAMTELDGVLSATSGYCGGSVADPTYDAVCTGETGHAEAVQIEYDPAVVSYEDLLAVFFTIHDPTTLNRQGPDVGSQYRSAIFTHDEAQREAAERFIADLVAEEAYGGDSIVTEVEPLEEFYEAEAYHQDYYEKNPNDRYCSVYAEPKVQKVREQFATA; the protein is encoded by the coding sequence CGCGATGACGGAACTCGACGGCGTTCTGTCGGCCACCTCGGGATACTGCGGTGGCTCTGTCGCCGACCCAACATACGACGCGGTCTGCACCGGAGAGACGGGCCATGCGGAAGCCGTCCAGATCGAGTACGACCCCGCTGTCGTCTCCTACGAGGACCTCCTCGCGGTCTTTTTCACCATCCACGACCCGACGACGCTGAACCGACAGGGACCCGACGTCGGGAGCCAGTATCGCTCGGCCATCTTCACCCACGACGAAGCGCAACGCGAGGCAGCCGAGCGATTCATCGCGGATCTGGTGGCCGAGGAGGCGTACGGTGGCGACTCCATCGTGACCGAGGTCGAACCGCTCGAGGAGTTCTACGAGGCCGAGGCGTACCATCAGGACTACTACGAGAAGAACCCGAACGACCGCTACTGTTCGGTGTACGCCGAACCCAAGGTTCAGAAGGTACGCGAGCAGTTCGCGACTGCTTAG
- a CDS encoding DUF5806 family protein yields MPADEQPAADPAGPGDESTGRAADEPPDAAEDVEPGDADASPPDSAPDGAEDATASDEYTDPGGQAVAEPPAGRPEVAVDSAADTPTDDGAVASTDEAAASPSGDAEAVESDVPPDVRKYDRFKKVDGAQYDRVNDFLRDRTYITAREWAIARLCSDFRTETGVEMTKIGENLPYLVPFMTDTYTPQAVNQARSSFEEKVRKAGATFLYGAMSDFFTADELDEVMYEVTEVAKFLLEVEGVDLAVDEELDSEERISSVMREVRQASDELRYEGTTCPNCGHEIGGADHEAHTGE; encoded by the coding sequence ATGCCAGCGGACGAACAGCCGGCTGCGGACCCGGCGGGGCCGGGCGACGAATCGACGGGTAGGGCGGCAGACGAACCGCCCGACGCTGCGGAGGACGTCGAGCCCGGGGACGCAGACGCGTCGCCGCCCGATTCGGCCCCGGATGGCGCCGAAGACGCGACGGCGTCGGACGAGTACACCGACCCGGGCGGTCAGGCCGTCGCCGAACCGCCCGCCGGTCGACCGGAGGTCGCCGTCGATTCGGCGGCCGACACACCGACCGACGACGGGGCGGTCGCGTCGACCGACGAGGCAGCGGCGTCACCAAGCGGTGACGCGGAAGCGGTCGAAAGCGACGTCCCACCCGACGTCCGCAAGTACGATCGATTCAAGAAGGTCGACGGCGCGCAGTACGACCGCGTCAACGATTTCTTGCGCGACCGGACCTACATCACCGCCAGGGAGTGGGCCATCGCGCGTCTGTGCTCGGACTTTCGGACGGAGACCGGCGTCGAGATGACCAAGATCGGCGAGAACCTCCCCTACCTGGTGCCGTTCATGACCGACACCTACACCCCGCAGGCGGTCAATCAGGCCCGATCGTCGTTCGAGGAGAAGGTCCGCAAGGCCGGGGCGACATTCCTCTACGGGGCCATGAGCGACTTCTTCACGGCCGACGAACTCGACGAGGTGATGTACGAGGTGACGGAGGTCGCCAAGTTCCTCCTCGAGGTCGAGGGCGTGGACCTGGCGGTCGACGAGGAACTCGACTCCGAGGAGCGCATCTCCTCGGTGATGCGAGAGGTGCGACAGGCCAGCGACGAACTCCGCTACGAGGGGACGACCTGCCCCAACTGCGGTCACGAGATCGGTGGGGCCGATCACGAGGCACACACCGGCGAGTGA
- a CDS encoding universal stress protein: protein MTLAVDTVLVPVDGSEAAADAAEYAVAIAERYDADLHVLYVLGETVARGMEAGDIDRTDVADESQLFVEDVAAMAEDPTRVESSMAYGFSTVRKTRHPGSVVLDTAEELSVDFIVIPRESLAGEHGDALEKAAEYVLLYASQPVLSV from the coding sequence ATGACACTTGCTGTGGACACGGTGCTGGTCCCCGTCGACGGTAGCGAGGCCGCCGCCGACGCCGCGGAGTACGCGGTGGCCATCGCGGAGCGATACGACGCGGACCTCCACGTCCTCTACGTCCTGGGCGAGACGGTCGCGCGCGGGATGGAGGCCGGCGACATCGACCGGACCGACGTCGCGGACGAGAGCCAGCTATTCGTCGAGGACGTGGCCGCGATGGCCGAAGATCCGACCCGTGTGGAGTCCTCGATGGCCTACGGCTTCTCCACAGTCAGGAAGACCCGCCACCCGGGAAGTGTGGTGCTCGACACGGCCGAGGAACTCTCGGTAGATTTCATCGTCATCCCCAGGGAGTCCCTGGCGGGCGAACACGGTGACGCCCTGGAGAAGGCCGCAGAATACGTGTTGCTCTACGCCAGCCAGCCGGTGTTGTCCGTTTGA
- a CDS encoding PAS domain-containing sensor histidine kinase gives MKSLKRRQIGWKATGNLLVVFALLTLSVGSSLWMLSGRGGVTGWLQQFLVAVELIGLVAIAGMAYYFHVQVLRPLDELTTDAAAVAEGDLHRDIVAVDRNDEVGSLTRSVREMRDQLLDLVEEARTFQRAVEETGHSVIITDSDETIQYVNPAFEQNSGFTEAEALGRTPRIVKSGATDDAVYAEMWETLERGETWRGELINQNKAGERRYIRMTISPIEGADGSIDHYVSIGADVTTHRLRNQVLEVYNRVLRHNLRNRLNVVVGNAELVKDTYAKEVGALADAVAEWQDRDRSATNPEPETDRTLQDIAARLEDLAERIRDHTSTVAESASRLEAVNEKAGKAEQITQVTEGTNRHKPLDEHLEQKCGMIARAYPEVDVSISVPDSTTVPAPQSLRTAISELIENAIEHNDSAQPHVAISLSVGADRTVIRVEDDGPGIPDHEKAVLREGEETPLAHGSGLGLWLVYWIVTMNGGRLEISDSEPRGTVVEIDLPKFTDASRKGDMAPVPAND, from the coding sequence ATGAAGAGTCTGAAACGGCGCCAGATCGGCTGGAAAGCCACAGGCAATCTGCTCGTCGTCTTCGCGTTACTCACACTCAGCGTCGGGAGCTCGCTCTGGATGCTCAGTGGTCGCGGCGGTGTGACCGGCTGGCTCCAGCAGTTCCTCGTGGCCGTCGAGTTGATCGGTCTGGTCGCCATCGCCGGGATGGCCTACTACTTCCACGTGCAGGTGCTTCGCCCGCTCGACGAACTCACCACCGACGCTGCCGCCGTCGCCGAGGGCGACCTCCATCGCGATATCGTGGCAGTGGATCGCAACGACGAGGTCGGCTCGCTCACCCGGTCGGTCCGGGAGATGCGCGATCAACTGCTCGACCTCGTCGAGGAAGCGCGGACCTTCCAGCGAGCGGTCGAAGAGACGGGCCACTCGGTCATCATCACCGATAGTGACGAGACCATCCAGTACGTCAACCCGGCCTTCGAGCAGAACAGCGGCTTCACCGAAGCGGAGGCGCTGGGCCGCACGCCACGCATCGTGAAATCCGGTGCGACGGACGACGCCGTCTACGCGGAGATGTGGGAGACGCTCGAACGGGGCGAGACCTGGCGCGGCGAACTGATCAACCAGAACAAGGCCGGCGAACGGCGGTACATCCGGATGACCATCTCGCCCATCGAGGGAGCCGACGGTAGCATCGACCACTACGTCTCGATCGGCGCGGACGTGACCACCCACCGACTCCGAAATCAGGTCCTCGAGGTCTACAACCGGGTCCTCAGGCACAACCTCCGCAACCGGCTGAACGTCGTCGTGGGAAACGCCGAACTCGTCAAAGATACGTACGCTAAGGAGGTCGGGGCCCTCGCCGACGCTGTCGCCGAGTGGCAAGACCGAGACCGCTCGGCCACGAACCCGGAACCGGAGACCGACAGAACGCTCCAGGACATCGCGGCCCGTCTCGAGGACCTCGCGGAGCGAATCCGCGATCACACCAGCACGGTCGCCGAATCTGCGAGTCGTCTCGAGGCCGTCAACGAGAAGGCTGGCAAGGCCGAGCAGATCACCCAGGTCACCGAGGGGACGAATCGCCACAAGCCCCTCGACGAACATCTCGAGCAGAAATGCGGGATGATCGCGCGGGCCTACCCTGAAGTCGACGTATCGATCTCGGTGCCGGATTCGACGACTGTCCCGGCGCCACAGTCGCTCCGGACGGCCATCTCCGAGTTGATCGAGAACGCGATCGAGCACAACGACTCGGCCCAGCCACACGTGGCCATCTCGTTGTCGGTCGGAGCCGATCGCACCGTGATCCGTGTCGAAGACGACGGTCCCGGCATTCCGGACCACGAGAAGGCGGTCCTCCGCGAGGGCGAAGAGACGCCACTCGCCCACGGGAGCGGTCTCGGTCTCTGGCTCGTCTACTGGATCGTCACGATGAACGGCGGTCGGCTCGAGATCAGCGACAGCGAACCGCGAGGGACCGTGGTCGAAATCGACCTGCCGAAATTCACCGACGCGTCCAGGAAGGGCGACATGGCGCCCGTACCGGCGAACGACTAA
- a CDS encoding universal stress protein has protein sequence MKVLLGIGGSDDSLAALRQTVERAQRAGDDLTVAIVDNPESDRSFDEIEAEAQQALDEADCDAEIRHLEGDPGSELVRTAEAEGYGQVVIGGGEQSSMGKIRLGPIAEFVLLNSHVTVTLVR, from the coding sequence ATGAAAGTGTTGCTCGGTATCGGGGGAAGCGACGACTCGCTCGCGGCACTCCGACAGACGGTGGAACGAGCCCAGCGAGCCGGTGACGATCTGACCGTTGCCATCGTCGACAATCCGGAGAGCGACCGGTCCTTCGACGAGATAGAAGCCGAGGCCCAGCAGGCCCTCGACGAGGCGGACTGCGACGCCGAGATCCGCCACCTCGAGGGCGACCCCGGCAGCGAACTCGTCCGGACCGCAGAAGCGGAAGGATACGGACAGGTGGTCATCGGCGGCGGCGAGCAGAGTTCGATGGGGAAGATCCGGCTCGGGCCCATCGCGGAGTTCGTCCTGCTCAACTCACACGTTACGGTCACCCTGGTCAGATGA